A genome region from Triticum aestivum cultivar Chinese Spring chromosome 2B, IWGSC CS RefSeq v2.1, whole genome shotgun sequence includes the following:
- the LOC123042868 gene encoding glutathione S-transferase 3, with the protein MEKAMDAGRQSEVTCVDFWCNEFGMRVRIALRELGVPFEYIEEDLRVRERSELVRRMNPVHRSIPILIHHGRPVCGSVNIVEYIDEVWGQEARLLTGDPADRADARFWADFIDHKVFSSQTRFFTSKGEEKEAAKEELAEHLKRLEEVLGDKCFFSGDNFGFLDVVFIPFSSMFYGYEQHGGINLEVECPKLKRWEKRCRERESVSEVLPDGKVQYELHKKFYGIE; encoded by the exons ATGGAGAAAGCCATGGATGCCGGGCGGCAGAGCGAGGTGACCTGCGTCGACTTCTGGTGCAACGAGTTCGGCATGCGTGTGCGGATCGCGCTGCGCGAGCTAGGCGTGCCGTTCGAGTACATCGAGGAGGACCTCCGCGTCCGCGAGAGGAGCGAACTGGTGCGGCGCATGAACCCCGTGCACCGCTCAATCCCCATCCTCATCCACCATGGCCGTCCGGTCTGCGGCTCCGTCAACATCGTCGAGTACATCGACGAGGTATGGGGCCAGGAAGCCCGTTTGCTCACCGGCGACCCGGCCGACAGGGCCGACGCCAGGTTCTGGGCTGATTTCATTGACCACAAG GTGTTCAGCAGCCAGACGAGGTTTTTCACGAGCAAGGGCGAGGAGAAAGAGGCGGCCAAGGAAGAGTTGGCCGAGCATCTTAAACGTCTAGAGGAGGTGCTCGGGGACAAGTGCTTCTTTTCTGGCGACAATTTCGGATTCTTGGACGTGGTCTTCATCCCATTCTCAAGCATGTTTTACGGGTACGAGCAACATGGAGGGATTAACCTCGAGGTGGAATGCCCAAAGCTCAAGCGATGGGAGAAGAGGTGCAGGGAAAGGGAGAGTGTAAGCGAGGTTCTTCCCGATGGGAAGGTCCAGTACGAATTACACAAGAAGTTTTACGGCATTGAGTGA